One segment of Vicugna pacos unplaced genomic scaffold, VicPac4 scaffold_20, whole genome shotgun sequence DNA contains the following:
- the LOC140694125 gene encoding heat shock transcription factor, Y-linked-like: protein MLFEMAHVSTEIQVVSPKYGPTSSGMYSRSLLCDQTFSGDLDLRSMIEENVFKALSEESLIKRPCYKHCVSEPDEDNDFRSLTYPRKLWKMVGNDQYKSICWDDNGTSIVMDEDVFMKENLERKSPFRIFEPGSMKSLVRQLNLYGFSKVQQNFRRSVSLADFQAEEKEVSVLSKLTIIHGHSQSSYNEANGRVVNFITTKTSTSQYSILSPIQCNYFGLMEEPPTFPNGYHKISASEGRFSKLQPGRNPRIPVPELANTSATSLSRPNHQPSSAYERHHNYN from the exons atgttatttgagatggcacatgtttctacagaaattcaagttgtgtctcctaaatatggaccaacttcttcaggaatgtacagtagatctctattgtgtgatcaaacattctctggggacttggacttgaggtctatgattgaggaaaatgtttttaaggctttgtctgaagaatccctgataaaaaggccatgttacaaacattgtgtctctgaaccagatgaagataatgattttcgttctctgacatatccaagaaaactctggaaaatggttgggaatgaccaatataaatccatctgttgggatgataatggaacttccatagtgatggatgaagatgtctttatgaaggaaaatttggaaagaaagtctcctttcagaatatttgaacctggaagtatgaaaagtttagttagacagctaaaTCTTTATggatttagtaaagtgcagcagaattttcgaagatctgtttctctagctgactttcaggcagaagaaaaagaagtctctgttttaagcaag ttgaccattatccacgggcactctcaaagcagctacaatgaagcaaatggccgtgttgtgaacttcattacaactaaaacttctacttctcagtacagcatcttatctcccatacagtgcaattattttggactgatggaggaacctcctacttttccaaatggatatcacaaaatatctgccagtgaaggtcgtttttctaaacttcaaccaggtagaaacccacggattccagtgccagagctagccaatacatcagctacttctctttcaaggccaaatcatcagccatcttcagcttatgaACGTCATcataattacaactga